The Couchioplanes caeruleus sequence CGACCTGCTGGCCTGCTACAACGACCCGGACATGCGCCGCTTCACGACGGTGCTGCCGGTGCCGTTCACCCGCGAGCACGCCGACGAGTACATCCACGATCTGGCGCCGCGGATGTTCGCCGCCGGCGGCGGTCTCTACGCGGTGGCCGATCCGGTCACCGACCGGCTGCTCGGCGGCGTCGGCATCGACCGGCTGCAGCCCGGCCGGGCGCAGGCCGAGATCGGCTACTGGACCGGGACGTGGGCCCGCCGCCGCGGCGTGGCCACGGCCGCGGTCCGCGCACTGGCCGGGCACGCGTTCGACACCGGGCTGGCCCGGCTGGAGTTGCTCACGCACCGGGAGAACGCGGCGAGTCAGCGGGTCGCACTGGCGGCCGGCTTCCGGCCCGAGGGCGTACGCCGGGCGGCCCTGCCCGGCCACGACGACGCTCGCGACGACGCGCTGGCGTACGCCCGCCTGGCCGACGACCCGCCGGGACCGGTCGAGCGACTGCTGCCCGACCTGCCCGGCGGCGAGCTCACCGACGGCGTGGTGACCCTGCGCCCGCTCGCCGGCTCGGACCTCGCCTTCTACGCCGAGTTGCACTCGCAGGAAGACGTGGTCGCGACCACCGTGCCGCCCGTGCCGCCCAGTCCCGAGGAGATGCGGCGCCGCTGCGCGTGGTCCGCCTCGCGCTGGCTGGCCGGCGACCGCGCGGACCTGGTCATCGTCGACACCGCCACGGGTACGCCGACCGGTGAGATCGGCCTCTACTACCAGGAGCCGGGCACCGGCCAGGCGATGATCGGCTACAGCATGCTGGCCGCCTGGCGGGGCCGCGGCTATCCCACGCGCGCGGCCCAGCTCCTGTCTCTGTGGGCGTTCGCCGAGACCGGGATCGCCCGCCTCATCGCGGGTGCCCTGCCGACGAACGTCGGATCACAACGGGTCCTCGAGAAGGCGGGGTTCAAGCGGGAGGCGTACCTGCGCTCGCGCCTGCCCGGAGCCGGAGGACGCCGCAGCGACGACGTCCAGTTCGCCCTCCTGGCGGAGGATCTCCTCACCGAGGGCCCCCGCCTCGACGGCTGACGCGATCACCGCGCCCTGAGCGGTGACCGGTGCGGAACCCGACCTCGCTCATGAACGGCGGCGACCTCGCTTGCGCCCGGCACCGGCCGCGCTCGCGGGCGGCACCGACCGCGCTCGCGGGCGGCACCGACCTCCGGGGGCGGGATCCCCGCCGACCGGAGGGATGCCATCACGGGACGGCCATGGTGTCGCCGACACCGGCCCTCCGGCACGGGATCCCCGCCGACCGGAGAAAGGCCGTCATGCGCAGAGGTCAGGCACTCGCTTCCAAGCTGAGGATGCCGTAGTCGTAGCCGCGTCGCCGGTAGACGACGCTGGGCCGGCCGCTCTCCTTGTCGTGGAAGAGATAGAAGTCGTGGCCGACGAGCTCCATCTGGAAGAGAGCGTCGTCGACGGTCATCGGGTCCGCGGGGTGCTCCTTCTCGCGGACGATGCGCCACGGCTGGTTGTCATCGTGCTCCGCCAGTTCGATGGCGGCGGCGGTGTCCTCGACCGGCGGCGCGAGGCCCGGCAGGTCGGTCGGCAGACCGGCGGTGGCGGCGGCCACGGATACCGGCGCGTGGCGTCCGCGGTGCACGCGCCGGCGATCAGCGGCGCGGCGCAGACGGCCGTCGAGCTTGTTGATGGCGCCGTCCAAGGCGGCGTAGAAATCCTTGGCTGTGGCTTCGGCCCGGATGACTGGCCCACGGGTCACGACCGTGATTTCGACGCGCTGGCAGTTGTCGGACTGCCGTGGGTTGCGCTCGTGGAAAAGTTCCACGTCGACCCTGATCAGCTTCTGGTCGTAGCGCTCCACTTTTGCCAGCTTGTCGGCGACATGTTCCCGGTAGTGATCGGGAACCTCTACGTTGCGGCCCTTGACGACAATGTCCACTCGTGACCTCCCCCAACGTTTGCACTTCGACGCGGTGGTGCGGGTATCGGTGACGCGGGGGAACACGGAGCAATCCCACGCACATGACCGATACGGCTTACGAGGACACTCCTTTCCGGTGCGGCGGGTCAGAATCTGGTCGACTTCGCTCCGGTGGCGGGTGAGCGAGCTCGCTCACCCTCGTCACCATGACGCTAACCTGCCGACGCCCGCCCGTCACCCCTCGTTCGGGGAACGGATCCGGGGACTTTCGTCCCTGGCGCCGCTCGGACACGGGCCCCGTCCCGCACCGGTCCGCGCACCTTGCGCAGCCGCGTCGCCGCTAGCACTGCAGCACCCGCGACCTGCATGTCCGCCTCCCGGAGCCGTCCCGTCACCGCGGCCAGCGTGGCCCCGGTCGTGACGATGTCGTCGACCACTATCAGGGTGCCTCCGATCGTCGGCCGCCGCCGCGGAATACGGATCCGGGTACCCCTGATTCGCAGGGAATTCTCAGCGGCCGCCGCTCGTTCGGCTACCGTGAGTGACACAGAGTCGGCCCGCGGGAGCGCCCGAAGCACCCGCCCGGCATCAGCCTGCCAACCGGCCACTCGCAGCCGACACACCGCGTGTGCGGCCAGTCGCGCCATGTGATCGCCTCCGCGCTCCCGCGCCGCGCTCGCGGTGGACGGAACCGGCACCACCAGCAGGGGTACGCTCCGGCCACCGCCCGCACGAACCGCCGCCTCCACGACCGCCCCGGCGAGCAATGCCCCCAGGGGACGGGCGAGCCGGTACCGCTGCCGTTCCTTGTACGCCAGCAGCACCCCGCGAAGCGCGCCGGTGTAGGCACCGACGGCCACGCAGCCGGGCATGCCGGGCGGCGGGGGCTCGGGCATCGTCGGGTACGGCCGCAGCGCCTCCAGGACCGCCACACAGGCCTCGCAGGTGCCGTGCCGCAACGCCACCCGCTCCCCGCCACAGCCGGCACAGGCGCTCGGCAGCACGAGATCGGCGAGGTCGGCGGCGAGCAACCTCATCATGCCTGCCCCCGTGAATCGCGAGGTGAGGCTGCGAGACGACCGTGCCGAGCCCGAGACGAGGCGAGCCTCGGCCCGCCGGAATCCCCGACCGGGATCCCCGCACCCCGCCCGCCCGAAATCGGCACCGCCATGCTGAAACCCGCCCTATCGCAGTTTCGAACCCGCCTCGCGGCCACTGACGCCGCACCGGCAACCCCCGGCACGCCAGACCGGCAGCCCGCGGAATACCGGGCCGGCAGCCCGCCGAACACCGCAGCCAGCAGCGCACCCGCACGGCACACCGCACCCAGCAGCGCACCCGCACGGCACACCGCACTCGCACGGCACACCGCATCGGCAGTCCGCGGACCCGAGCGCTCGCCGGCTGACCCGTGCCGCGGTCAGCGGAGGAAGAACGGCGAGATGGGTGCCGCTCCGGGCGCAGGGTTGGTCACCGGGTTGGCCAGGTCCGACACCGCGATGCGTTCGGGGCCGGACAGCGCGTCGAACGCCGCCCCGTTGGCCATGTACTGGATGACGTCCGGTGAGCTCTTGCCGCTGACCGGGCTCACCGGGTACGCCGCGAGGTAGGTCACGGTGGCGGTGCCGATGTCCGGCTGGAGCTCGCTGTACTGGGTCCCGTCGATCGTCGTGTCGATGATGGCGACGCGGGTCCGGTCGGCGCGCCTGCCGGCCACGATCAGGGAGGACTCGGTTCCCCAGTCGACGGCCGACACCGTCTCGAGCGCCGGCACCTGGACCTGTGACGGGGTGGAGAGCTGGGGCCCGTCGGCGCCGGTGACCAGCGCCGCCAGGTACAGCTCGCCGTCGACCGCCAGCGCGATCCGCCGCCCGTCGGGCGCGACCGCCACGGCCGAGACCGGGCCGTCCGGGCCGGTCCACGCGACGCGACGCGCCGGCGATCCGTCGGTCGAGAAGTAGTGGAGCCGGCCGCCGACGGTGATCAGGCCGATGGCGCCGGTCTGCGGGTCGTCGGACGAGATGGCCCAGACGGGCTGGCCGGTCGAGCCCCCCGCCAACGTCACCCGGTGCAGGTCGGTCTGTTCACCGATCGGCGCGCTACCCACCCGGAGCACCTGGCGTTTGTTCTCGACGGTGACCAGGGCCGCATACCGTCGGCCGCCGCCCGGGTCCTGCGCTATCGCCGCCGCCTTGACGTTGCGGTTCGCCTGCGGCCGGATCACCGGGATCGCATCCGTGGCACCCGGCGATCTCGACATCCGCCGAATCTGGCCGTTGAAGATGACGAACCGCTCGGGCTGGTCCGCCAGCCGGTAGGCCGGGTTGCTGGGGAGGTAGTCGTTGCCGTCGTAGTCGGTCTGCTCCTGGTTTCCGATCCTCAGTTCCAGGACGCTGGGCAGGTTGGGCTTGAGCGACCACATGAGCTGGCGCCGCAGCCGGTCCAGCGCCTTCGCCTCGTCCGGGGGTTGCACGGACTGCGCACTCAGGTTGATCTGAAGCTTGTCGTTGCTGACGGCAGGCACGTTGCCGAGCAGAGCGGTGCCCTCGGGCAGCGGCTCCACCGCGTCGGCGAGCCAGGGCGCAGGTCCCTCGATGAGCCACTTGATGATCTGCTGCGGCTCCTGCTCGGACGGCATGTCCCTCGGCAGGTACCGCACGTCCGGCACCAGGGCGGTGCGGTCCCGGTTCCAGAAGTAGATCGGCCGACGCTCGAAGTAGGTGTTGAGCGCCGTGTCGCTGAGCAGCAGCACGTGCGGCGCGCTGGTGACGTACAGGCCGGTCTGGTCGGCGACCGACTTGACAGTGAGCTCGTACGGCGTCGTGGCGCCCTTGTCCGCCACCGGGTCCAGGACGCCGTTGTGCCGGAGCACCCCGACCGTCCGCGCATTCAGGGTCACCTTGTCACTGCCGGGGTTGACCAGCGGATCCTCGGCAAGATGCACGACCCTGATCTCGCTGGACGCCTTGAACGTGATCGCCGCCGAGGGCGAGAGGAAGCCCTTCACCCGCGCCAGCGCGCCGTCGGGATCACCGGCGGCAGCCTCGAGGTAGTACTTCACGAACTCGGCCTTGTCGGCGGTGGAGGTGCGATCATGGCGCGCCGGCGCGCCGTCGTCACCGGAGGCGAACCCCCGCGAGGGGCCCGACCCGATGTGCACGATCTCGGTGTTGTCGGGGATGCCGCAGCCGCCGAGCACCACCGCGGCGGCCAGCGCGGCGGCCACCACCGCGCCGGACCGGCGCCGGACACGCGCCCGGGCACGGACCAAGGTCTGCCTCATCGTCCCACCTCCGCAGGCTCGTCGACGCCCTCGCCGTCCGCATCCCGATCCCCCGCATCACCCCGCGACGGCGTGCCACCGACCGGAGAGGCGCCCGCCGGGGAGGAGCCGCCCGAGGCCGTGTCAACGGGAACGGACGGCTCGGGAGGGGATGGCGTGGCCGCGAGTGCGGCCGGATCGACATCGGATGACGCGCCGGCAAGAGCGCCCGGATCCACGTCGGGTGCGGCCGTGATGGGGGCCGCTCGGTCGGCGGCGGGTGACGCCGCGGGTGATAGGGCGGGGGTTTCGCCAGGAGGGCGGTCGGTGGGAGTCGGTGGTGCGGTGATCTCGTCGATGGCCCGGTCGCGAGGGATCAGGGGCAAGGGAGCCGCCACCAGACGGTCGCCCGAGCGCACCGGCAGGGTCAGGCGGAACTGGGCGCCGCCGCCGGTTTCGCCCCAGGCTTCGAGCCAGCCGCCGTGCAGGCGGGCGTCCTCGACCGAGATGGAGAGGCCGAGGCCGGTGCCGCCCGTCTGGCGCGCCCGGGACGGGTCGGCACGCCAGAAGCGGTTGAAGACCAGGCGCTCCTCCCCCGGCTTGAGGCCGACGCCGTGGTCGCGCACGGTGATGGCGACGGCCGCCTCGTCGGTGGCGAGGGTGACCTCGACCGGCTTGCGCTCGCCGTGTTCGACGGCGTTGCCGATCAGGTTGCGCAGGACGCGCTCGACGCGGCGGGGATCGACCTCCGCGATGACCGGTGTCTCCGGCAGTCGCAGATCGATGGTGACGCCTGCGCGCTCGGCGAGGCCGGCGAGGCGCTCGGCGACCCGCTCGACGATCGGCACGAGGTCGGTGTGCTCGGCGTCGAGGGCGGCGAAGCCCGCGTCGAAGCGGCTGATCTCGAGAAGGTCGGTGAGCAGGCTCTCGAAGCGGTCCAGCTCGGCCTGGAGCAGCTCGGCGCTGCGCGCCACGGCCGGCTCGAACTCGTCGCGCTCCGCGAAGATCAGGTCGGCGGCCATGCGTACGGTGGTGAGCGGCGTCCGCAGCTCGTGCGACACGTCGGAGGTGAACCGCCGCTGCAGCCGGGACATCTCCTCCAGGCGCACGATCTGGCGCTGGAGGTTGGCCGCCATCTGGTTGAAGGAGGCGGCGAGCAGGGCCAGGTCGTCCTCGCCGTCGACCTTCATGCGCTGGTCGAGCAGGCCCGCGGAGAGGCGCTGGGCGGTGCGGGCGGCTACCCGGACCGGCGTCACCACCATGCGGGTGACCAGGCCGGCGACGACGCCGAGCAGGATGACCAGCGCGAGGCCGGTGACCAGCACCGTGGTGCGGATCTGGTTGGCGGCCCGATCCTCGGTGGTCAGCGGCACGAGGTAGTAGAGCTCGACGTGGCCGAAGCTGGTCGGCACGGGCGAGCCGTACACCAGGTATTTGGTCTGGACGCCGCTCACCTGGGCGGTGCGGATCTGCTGGGCCACCAGGCTCTTGCCGGAGACGGCGCGGATCATCTCCGGAGTGATCAGCGAGGTGGTGTCGACCTTGGTGGACGTGACCGGCTTGAGGTCGGCCGGGAAGGTGTCGGCGCGCAGCGAGACGATCGTGCCGCCGCTCTCGGCGGGGTCGCCGTCGGCGAGCCGGGTCACCGTGTCGTTCATGGTCGTCGGCAGCTTCGTGTCGCGCACATGCGGGTGCACCGTGAGCTGCCGGTACGCGTAGTCGACCTTGCGCTGGAGCTGCGAGTAGACCTCGTCCTCGGCGCGGTGGAGCAGGATCTTGGTGCTGCGGTCGGCGATGAACCAGCCGAAGCCGCCGACCAGCAGGCTGGAGGCGACGAGGGTGAGGGTGACGACCCGCAGATGCAGGGAGCGCCGCCACGCCCGGCGGGCGGGGGCGGAGACCCTCATCCACCGGCGCACGGCGGCGCGCCAATACCGTCGCACCATCCTGAGGGCGCGGCGGATCGGCATCGGAAGCCAGGCAGGAGCACGCATCGGGGGCAAGGTTAGTCCCTCCGGGGTCTCGAACTCGCCCCGCGCCGCTTACCGACCTCTGACGATTCTCCGCCACACCAGACGATCAGCCGGTGCCGGCCTTGTAGCCGACCCCCCGTACGGTCAGAATGATCTCCGGCCGCTCCGGGTCCGGCTCGATCTTGGCCCGCAGGCGCTGGACGTGCACGTTGACCAGCCGCGTGTCGGCCGCATGCCGATATCCCCAGACCTGCTCGAGCAGCACTTCCCGGGTGAAGACCTGGCGCGGCTTGCGGGCGAGCGCGACCAGCAGATCGAACTCGAGCGGCGTCAGCTTCACCTCCTCGCCGTCGCGGGTGACGGTGTGCGCGGGCACGTCGATGGTGATCTGGTTTCCGGGCGGGCCGATGGTCAGCAGCTCCGGCGCGGCGTCCTCACCGCGGCGCAGCCGGGCGCGCATCCGCGCCACCAGCTCCTTGGGCTTGAACGGCTTGACCACGTAGTCGTCGGCGCCCGACTCCAGGCCCAGCACCACGTCGACGGTGTCGCTCTTGGCGGTCAGCATGACGATCGGGATGCCGGACTCGGTGCGGATGGCCCGGGCGACGTCGATGCCGCTCATGCCGGGCAGCATCAGATCGAGCAGGACTATGTCGGGCCTGTTCTCCCGGAACGCGGCGAGGGCCCGCTCACCGTCGGCCACGAAGGAGGGCAGGAAACCTTCGCTGCGCAGGACGATGCCGAGCATCTCCGCCAGCGCGGGGTCGTCGTCGACGACGAGTACGCGGGCTCTCATGCGATCCAATATTGCACTGTCCCCTTCCGGCCCGTGTGACCGCCCGTCGATCAAGCGGGGGTGGCGCAGCCGATAATGGCCCGGCGGACGCCCGAAATCCAGAGCCGGCCACCGATACCCGGCGCAGGATCCGCTCCCGGGGCCACCGGAACCCACGCCGAAGTCACCCGCGAGGGCAAGGAATCCGACGTCAGGCGAACAGCGTCTTGCCCCAGTAGTCGTCCGGCCCCGACACACCGGGCGGACAGGCGAACAGCCCCAGCGACACCGGCTTCAGGTACTCGTTCATGTCGTCGCGCCGGGACATGTTGAGCTGCACCGGCACGAACTGCTTGCGGGGGTCGCGCTGGTACGCCATGAAGAACAACCCCGCGTCCAGCCGTCCGAGACCGTCGGAGCCGTCGACGTAGTTGTACCCACGGCGCAGCATCCGCGCCCCGTTGTTCGAATCCGGGTGGACGAGCCGCACGTGCGAGGTCTCGGGCAGCGACGGTACGTCGGGCTCCTCGAACTCGTCCGCCTTGCCCAGCGGCGCGCCGGTGCCCTTGTGCCGGCCCACGATCGCTTCCTGCTCGGACAGCGGCGAGCGGTCCCAGGTCTCGATGATCATGCGGATCTTGCGGGTGACCAGGTAGGAGCCGCCGGTCATCCACTCCGGGCCGTCGCCGGGCCGGGCCCAGACGTGCTCCTCGATCAGGTCGGCCTCCTCCGCCTTCAGGTTGGCCGTGCCGTCCTTGAAGCCGAAGAGGTTGCGGGGCGTGGCCTGCGTGCGCGATGTGGACGACGTACGCCCGAAGCCGAGCTGCGACCACCGCACGCTGACCACGCCCATGCCGATCCGGGCGAGATTGCGCACGGCGTGCACCGCGACCTGCGGGTCGTTGGCGCAGGCCTGGACGCACAGATCGCCGCCGGAGAGCGCGGCGTCGAGGACGTCGCCGGGGAAGTGCGGCAGGTCGGCGAGGGCCGCCGGGCGCTTCGCGGCGATGCCGAAGCGGTCCCTGCCCCCGGCGTCGCGGAACAGCGTCGGGCCGAAGCCCACGGTCAGGGTGAGCCCGGACGGGGGCAGCCCGAGCGCCTCGCCGGTGTCGTCCGGCGGCGCCTCCGGCATGCCGTTCACGGCCCCGATCTCGCCGGCGTCACGGCCGGCCGTCATCCGCGCGGCGGCCGCCGTCCAGTCCTTCAGCATGCGGACGAGCCGCTCGCGATCCTTGGTGATCACGTCGAAGGCGACGAAGTGCAGGCGGTCCTGGGCGGGCGTGACGATGCCGGCCTGGTGCGCACCGGTGAAGGCGATCGCGCCCTCGACGGCGCTGCCACCCTCGTCCCGGGCCGCGCCCCGGGCGAGCGCGCCGCCCACCGCGGCGGCACCGGCGATTCCTGCCACGCCGACGCCGGCGAGCGCGATGGCTCGCCGGCGTGACACCGACCTCTCGTTCATGCTTTTTCCTCGGTTTTCCGCCGCGGGGAGGGTCAGGGACCTACTTCTTCGAGACGACCGCGGCCACCTGGGAGACCGGCTCGGCGAGCGCGTTGATCGCGTCCGAGAGAGTCTTCAGGTCGGCCTTGCTGAGCTGGGTGTGCAGCTTCCAGCCGTCGCCGGCGCGGTGCACGGACAGTGCGGCGTCGACGTTGGCGAACTCGGTGTCGAGCGTCTTGACCAGGGCCGGGTCCCGCTCTTCCAGGACCGGGCGCAGCGAGGCGATCGCGGCCTTGGAGCCCTCGAGGTTGGCGTTGAAGTCCCAGAGGTCGGTGTGCGAGTAGCGGTCTTCCTCGCCGGTGATCTTGCCGGTGGCGACCTCGTCGAGCAGCTCCTTGGCGCCGTTGGCGAGCTGCAGCGGGGACAGCTTCTCGGCGTTGGCCTTCGCGACGATCTCCTTGACGTCGGCCAGGAGCTGGTCGGCGATCGGACCGTCCTTGGAGATGTCCGGCTTCGCCGCCCAGAGGTCCTTCTCGATCCGGTGGAAGCCGGTGAACGGCATGCCCTCCTCGATGACCTCCTCGCGCCCGTCGATCTTCGGGTCGAGGTCGCCGAAGATCTCCGCGACCGGCTCGATGCGCTCCCAGTACGTGCGGGCGACCGGGAACAGCGCCTTGGCCTTCGCGACGTCGCCGGCCTTGACCGCGGCCACGAACTCCTCGGTCTTGGGCAGCAGCGCGGCGGTCTGGCTCTTCACGTAGCGGGAGTAGCTGGCGGTGGCGTCGGCGAGCTTGGCGTCGGCGGTCAGCGGGGCGGCCGAACCGGAGACGGTGAAGGCCGCGCGGATGCCCTTGCCGATCATGCCGGGCTTGCAGGCGGTCTCGTACGACCCGGCCGGCAGCTCGACGTGCAGCTCACGGGAGAGCCCGGGCGCGATGTTCTCGACCTCGCCCATGACCCGGTCGCCGGCGGCGTACACGTAGAACTCGGTGACCTTGTTGCCGCCGTTGGTGACGGAGAAGACGCTGGTGCCCGCGGCAGTGGTGTTCCGGGCGACCTCGCAGGCCGTGTCGGAGGCCTTGACGGCGATCGGTCCACCGGCGGCCGCGGCGGAGCCGGAACCGCCGGTCCCGGAATCGTCGCTGCAAGCGGCCAGGCTGCCGCCGAGCAGCCCGACGGCCAGCGCGAGCAAGGGGGTGGTACGCATGGAACGGTTCTCCTACTGCTGAGGCGCGGACGCCGGGGTGGGGGATTCGGTAGCGGGCGCCGGCGCCTTTCCGCGCGCGGGCCAGAGGAAGATCGCAAGGACGGGGATCCCGTACGCGGCCCAGGCGACGGTCTCCAGCACCGACGCCGTGGGGGTGATGTTGAACATTCCGGCGAGCAGGGCGGTGTACCAGGCGCTCGGGTCGAGCACGCCGCTGACGTCGTACGCCAGGTCGTAGAGCCCGGACAGGACGTTCGCCTCCTGGAAGTCGTGCACGCCGTACTTGAGGATCCCGGCCGCGACCAGGATGAGCAGGGCGCCGGTCCAGGTGAAGAAGAGCGAGAGGTCGATCCGTACGGCGGTCGCGTACATCAGCCAGCCGATGACGACGGCCGAGGCGATGCCGGCGAGCAGGCTGACCAACGGCCCGGAGCCGGACGACGCGCCCTGCACGGCGGAGTAGAAGATCAACGAGGTCTCGAGGCCCTCGCGGATCACGGCGAGGAAGGCCATCACGGCGACCGCGATCGATCCGACGGCGAGCGCGTCCTGGAGCTTGCCGCGCAGCTCACCCGCGATGGACCGGGCGGCCCGGCGCATCCAGAAGATCATCCAGGTGACGAAGCCGACGGCGAGGATCGAGGTGACCGCCTCGAACAGCTCCCGGTGCTCATATCTCTGCAGCAGCGTGGTCGAGGTGTAGCTGAGCAGCCAGCCGAAGAAGACCGAGAGGGTGACGGCGAGCCCGACGCCGGCCCAGACCTGCACGAGGCGGTCCTTGCGGCCGGACTTCACCAGGAAGGCAATGAGGATGCTCACCACCAGCGTGGCTTCCAACCCCTCGCGCAGTCCGATGAGGTAGGTGGCGAGCATGGCACTCCGTTTGCTAAGGCATCCCTAAGTTAGGTTCGGCACACCTTAGCCACGGCGGAGGCCGGTCCGTCAAGTGCGGTCCGAGTCGCTCCGATCACAGGTATGACGCGGCGGACGGCCCGGGAGCCGCCCGCCCACAACCCGTGGGTCAACGGTCGAACTCACCGTCGCGGACGCCGGCGAGGAACTCCGCCCATCCTTCGGTACCGAACTCCAGCACCGGGCCGGAGGCGTCCTTGGAGTCCCGGACGAAGACCGCCGAGGCCGCCGTCGCGACCTCCACGCAGTGCCCTGCGGCGGCGCTGCGGCTGCTCTTGTGCCAGGTCAGGATGCGCTGCTGCAATGTCATGCCCTCTCACGAATGAAAACTCATCCGCTTCAACGATGATCAAATCAGCGGAGTCCGTCGCCTGTTCGAGCGATGAGCTCGCGTGACGGCCCGACCGGCAGCGCCCGTGCCCGCAGGTCGGCGAAGGCGTCGCGGTAAACCTGCACGTCAGCGTCCTTTGTACGGAGCTGACCCCCGACCAGATCCTCGCTGTGCACCACGGGAGCGCGGCCGTCCGTGAACTCGAAGATGATGAAGGTCTCACCCAGGGCAGCGTGCGCGCCGGCGGAGAGCGGCAGCACCCGCAACTCGATGCCGGGTCGGTGACTCTCCTCGTACAGCCGCTTGAGCTGGCGCCGCAGCACTCCCCGGCCGCCGA is a genomic window containing:
- the hpf gene encoding ribosome hibernation-promoting factor, HPF/YfiA family, coding for MDIVVKGRNVEVPDHYREHVADKLAKVERYDQKLIRVDVELFHERNPRQSDNCQRVEITVVTRGPVIRAEATAKDFYAALDGAINKLDGRLRRAADRRRVHRGRHAPVSVAAATAGLPTDLPGLAPPVEDTAAAIELAEHDDNQPWRIVREKEHPADPMTVDDALFQMELVGHDFYLFHDKESGRPSVVYRRRGYDYGILSLEASA
- a CDS encoding GNAT family N-acetyltransferase, translating into MIVPAIPCDGVRLRVLRPEDLDDLLACYNDPDMRRFTTVLPVPFTREHADEYIHDLAPRMFAAGGGLYAVADPVTDRLLGGVGIDRLQPGRAQAEIGYWTGTWARRRGVATAAVRALAGHAFDTGLARLELLTHRENAASQRVALAAGFRPEGVRRAALPGHDDARDDALAYARLADDPPGPVERLLPDLPGGELTDGVVTLRPLAGSDLAFYAELHSQEDVVATTVPPVPPSPEEMRRRCAWSASRWLAGDRADLVIVDTATGTPTGEIGLYYQEPGTGQAMIGYSMLAAWRGRGYPTRAAQLLSLWAFAETGIARLIAGALPTNVGSQRVLEKAGFKREAYLRSRLPGAGGRRSDDVQFALLAEDLLTEGPRLDG
- the mtrB gene encoding MtrAB system histidine kinase MtrB, which gives rise to MRAPAWLPMPIRRALRMVRRYWRAAVRRWMRVSAPARRAWRRSLHLRVVTLTLVASSLLVGGFGWFIADRSTKILLHRAEDEVYSQLQRKVDYAYRQLTVHPHVRDTKLPTTMNDTVTRLADGDPAESGGTIVSLRADTFPADLKPVTSTKVDTTSLITPEMIRAVSGKSLVAQQIRTAQVSGVQTKYLVYGSPVPTSFGHVELYYLVPLTTEDRAANQIRTTVLVTGLALVILLGVVAGLVTRMVVTPVRVAARTAQRLSAGLLDQRMKVDGEDDLALLAASFNQMAANLQRQIVRLEEMSRLQRRFTSDVSHELRTPLTTVRMAADLIFAERDEFEPAVARSAELLQAELDRFESLLTDLLEISRFDAGFAALDAEHTDLVPIVERVAERLAGLAERAGVTIDLRLPETPVIAEVDPRRVERVLRNLIGNAVEHGERKPVEVTLATDEAAVAITVRDHGVGLKPGEERLVFNRFWRADPSRARQTGGTGLGLSISVEDARLHGGWLEAWGETGGGAQFRLTLPVRSGDRLVAAPLPLIPRDRAIDEITAPPTPTDRPPGETPALSPAASPAADRAAPITAAPDVDPGALAGASSDVDPAALAATPSPPEPSVPVDTASGGSSPAGASPVGGTPSRGDAGDRDADGEGVDEPAEVGR
- the mtrA gene encoding MtrAB system response regulator MtrA; translated protein: MRARVLVVDDDPALAEMLGIVLRSEGFLPSFVADGERALAAFRENRPDIVLLDLMLPGMSGIDVARAIRTESGIPIVMLTAKSDTVDVVLGLESGADDYVVKPFKPKELVARMRARLRRGEDAAPELLTIGPPGNQITIDVPAHTVTRDGEEVKLTPLEFDLLVALARKPRQVFTREVLLEQVWGYRHAADTRLVNVHVQRLRAKIEPDPERPEIILTVRGVGYKAGTG
- the efeO gene encoding iron uptake system protein EfeO, whose product is MRTTPLLALAVGLLGGSLAACSDDSGTGGSGSAAAAGGPIAVKASDTACEVARNTTAAGTSVFSVTNGGNKVTEFYVYAAGDRVMGEVENIAPGLSRELHVELPAGSYETACKPGMIGKGIRAAFTVSGSAAPLTADAKLADATASYSRYVKSQTAALLPKTEEFVAAVKAGDVAKAKALFPVARTYWERIEPVAEIFGDLDPKIDGREEVIEEGMPFTGFHRIEKDLWAAKPDISKDGPIADQLLADVKEIVAKANAEKLSPLQLANGAKELLDEVATGKITGEEDRYSHTDLWDFNANLEGSKAAIASLRPVLEERDPALVKTLDTEFANVDAALSVHRAGDGWKLHTQLSKADLKTLSDAINALAEPVSQVAAVVSKK
- a CDS encoding LpqB family beta-propeller domain-containing protein, which translates into the protein MRQTLVRARARVRRRSGAVVAAALAAAVVLGGCGIPDNTEIVHIGSGPSRGFASGDDGAPARHDRTSTADKAEFVKYYLEAAAGDPDGALARVKGFLSPSAAITFKASSEIRVVHLAEDPLVNPGSDKVTLNARTVGVLRHNGVLDPVADKGATTPYELTVKSVADQTGLYVTSAPHVLLLSDTALNTYFERRPIYFWNRDRTALVPDVRYLPRDMPSEQEPQQIIKWLIEGPAPWLADAVEPLPEGTALLGNVPAVSNDKLQINLSAQSVQPPDEAKALDRLRRQLMWSLKPNLPSVLELRIGNQEQTDYDGNDYLPSNPAYRLADQPERFVIFNGQIRRMSRSPGATDAIPVIRPQANRNVKAAAIAQDPGGGRRYAALVTVENKRQVLRVGSAPIGEQTDLHRVTLAGGSTGQPVWAISSDDPQTGAIGLITVGGRLHYFSTDGSPARRVAWTGPDGPVSAVAVAPDGRRIALAVDGELYLAALVTGADGPQLSTPSQVQVPALETVSAVDWGTESSLIVAGRRADRTRVAIIDTTIDGTQYSELQPDIGTATVTYLAAYPVSPVSGKSSPDVIQYMANGAAFDALSGPERIAVSDLANPVTNPAPGAAPISPFFLR
- a CDS encoding ComF family protein; translated protein: MRLLAADLADLVLPSACAGCGGERVALRHGTCEACVAVLEALRPYPTMPEPPPPGMPGCVAVGAYTGALRGVLLAYKERQRYRLARPLGALLAGAVVEAAVRAGGGRSVPLLVVPVPSTASAARERGGDHMARLAAHAVCRLRVAGWQADAGRVLRALPRADSVSLTVAERAAAAENSLRIRGTRIRIPRRRPTIGGTLIVVDDIVTTGATLAAVTGRLREADMQVAGAAVLAATRLRKVRGPVRDGARVRAAPGTKVPGSVPRTRGDGRASAG
- the efeB gene encoding iron uptake transporter deferrochelatase/peroxidase subunit; the encoded protein is MNERSVSRRRAIALAGVGVAGIAGAAAVGGALARGAARDEGGSAVEGAIAFTGAHQAGIVTPAQDRLHFVAFDVITKDRERLVRMLKDWTAAAARMTAGRDAGEIGAVNGMPEAPPDDTGEALGLPPSGLTLTVGFGPTLFRDAGGRDRFGIAAKRPAALADLPHFPGDVLDAALSGGDLCVQACANDPQVAVHAVRNLARIGMGVVSVRWSQLGFGRTSSTSRTQATPRNLFGFKDGTANLKAEEADLIEEHVWARPGDGPEWMTGGSYLVTRKIRMIIETWDRSPLSEQEAIVGRHKGTGAPLGKADEFEEPDVPSLPETSHVRLVHPDSNNGARMLRRGYNYVDGSDGLGRLDAGLFFMAYQRDPRKQFVPVQLNMSRRDDMNEYLKPVSLGLFACPPGVSGPDDYWGKTLFA